The proteins below are encoded in one region of Glandiceps talaboti chromosome 17, keGlaTala1.1, whole genome shotgun sequence:
- the LOC144448707 gene encoding prostaglandin reductase 1-like has product MVKKQKFVLAKHFDGVPKDSDLRLEAEELPPIKDGEILLKAEYVSVDPYMRPISGTLAIGDTMPAEQIARVVESKNAAYPVGTVVTCRAGWVDYSISTGEEPDFFPGTGGALRKVEFAEGIPISQAMNSIGMVALTAYFGLLEICQPKEGETVFVNSAAGAVGSLVGQIAKIKGAKVIGCAGSEEKIKFLKDLGFDEVFNYKTENLDEALKRAAPNGIDCYFDNVGGSFSSTVWNHLNNGGRVAVCGLISQYNKPDDMDKVTAPENNILWKALTVKGHLYFAHAKKFPTAYQELHQWVKQGKLKYKDAITEGFPNMAKAFIGLFTGQHIGKAMVKA; this is encoded by the exons ATGGTCAAAAAGCAAAAGTTCGTGCTTGCAAAGCATTTTGATGGCGTACCGAAGGATTCTGATTTAAGACTGGAGGCGGAAGAACTACCCCCGATAAAGGATGGAG AGATACTCCTGAAAGCTGAATATGTGTCCGTGGATCCGTACATGAG GCCTATTTCGGGTACGCTTGCTATAGGGGATACCATGCCCGCAGAACAGATCGCACG AGTTGTTGAGAGCAAGAATGCTGCTTACCCTGTTGGTACTGTAGTGACATGTCGTGCTGGCTGGGTCGACTACAGTATCTCTACTGGGGAAGAACCAGACTTCTTTCCAGGA ACTGGTGGAGCATTACGTAAGGTGGAGTTTGCTGAAGGCATACCAATTTCACAAGCAATGAACTCGATAGGAATGGTAGC ATTGACTGCTTACTTTGGACTTCTTGAGATCTGTCAACCCAAAGAGGGAGAGACTGTCTTTGTGAATTCAGCAGCTGGAGCTGTAGGAAGTCTTGTTGGACAGATTGCTAAGATTAAG GGCGCCAAGGTTATTGGCTGTGCTGGTTCTGAAGAAAAGATAAAGTTCCTTAAAGATCTTGGCTTTGATGAGGTCTTCAACTACAAGACAGAAAATTTAGATGAAGCTCTGAAGAGAGCTGCTCCCAACGGTATTGATTGCTACTTCGATAAT GTTGGAGGATCATTTTCAAGCACAGTATGGAACCATCTTAATAATGGTGGTCGTGTAGCAGTGTGTGGTCTTATTTCACAATACAACAAGCCAGATGATATGGACAAAG TTACTGCTCCAGAAAACAACATCTTATGGAAGGCGCTCACTGTCAAGGGACATTTATACTTTGCACATGCCAAGAAGTTTCCCACTGCATACCAAGAACTTCACCAATGGGTAAAACAG GGAAAACTGAAGTACAAGGATGCTATTACAGAAGGTTTCCCAAATATGGCCAAGGCCTTCATTGGTTTGTTCACTGGACAGCATATTGGTAAAGCTATGGTGAAAGCATAA